GTTTTAAATAGTTCTTTTTGCTCTTCAGCTGATAACTCTTTGAAAGGTTTATATGGCATAATCGCGATTCCCTTTTTACGGGACCATGTTTTTTCACTGATATCAGCATCCCAGGCAATAGTGTATCCATTTCCCAACGCATGATCAATAATGGTCATGAGTTCACTTAAAGGAACATTGTTAAAAGAACCATTCGCCCAGTTATCAGGAACCTGAAGGATATATTTTTCGTAAAACGGAGCGTTAGTAAATGAAGTAAAGGTTACGTATTCCGAAGGTTTAAGCCCTAGGTAATCCACAAATGATTTCGGGGTATAAGTTTTACCTTCATAAGTGAACTCTTTTGGTGCTTCTCCCATATAATTGTTCAATGTACCTTCTACATTTCCCATCCAAATGGGAGAGATGTTTTTGGCGTTTTTCACCACCGTTTTTACCGTGGATTCTAAAATTGCGGCCATTTCACTATGGTCATGTTTTGAAGAATCGTATGTATTGCCTGAATAGGCACTTTCAGGAACCAATCCATATTTTTTGATGGAATTCATGACATCATGACTGAGTCCTCCTTCACCAAATTGAGCTCTACCTTGCCTAAGGACATAGTTCTGTGCCTTTTCAACGTAATTCATTCTTACATTGAACATTTCAGAAAGATCAATGGCAGGTTTCCCCATACGAATAAGTTCACTTTCAATAAAAGAAGTGGTGCAATAGCTCCAACATGTTCCCGTATTTTGTTGGTTTTTTACTGCAGTAGCATCGATAAATATTTTGTGCGTAAATAAATAGTTTTCAGGTTGTTTTTTTTCTTGTGCAATGAGATTTAGAGTTAAGAAACAACTCAAAAAAATACTGATATAAGCCTTCATATTTATCATATTGAAATTTTTTGTTTAAACATTTTAGGGTAAATAAAGAAACCTAGTTTTCCATTGTTTTTGATCTCCGACCAGGAATCAATATCAAATAGAATACAGGCAATACCCGCAGTAGGAATGTTTTCAAAGTGCTCCTTCGCTAAAAAGTTAACTACTTGTGTAACTCCCGGATTATGGGCGACTACCATAAGTTCATTAACAGATGAATCAGTATTTTGAATTTGATTAATGATGGTTTTGGGAGATGCTAAATACAATTCTTTTTTGTAAGAAATGGATGCAGTATCTAATCCCAGAACTTCGTTCATTAATGATGTGGTTTTTTTTGTTCGTTTAGCAGAACTACTGAGGATATGATCAATTTTTGCTCCTCTGGAAATTAATTTGCCCGCCATGAATGGGCTGTTTAATTTTCCTCTTTTCTTGAGTCCTCGGTCATAATCATCCACTTCTTCTTTCCAGGATGATTTGGCATGACGAACGATGTAAAGTTTCTTCATTAGTATATACCTGATACCACAAAGAAATATTTTTCTAGTCAATAGAAAAAGAAAAAACAGGAGAACAACAAGGTTATATTATGGTAAACAACATTTAGTTTTGAGAATCTGCCGTTTAGGCAGTAAATTAAAAATGGATTGATTTTCGATAGATCGATATTCATGATAGAAGCGTACCAAAGGAAAAATGAACAGCAGCAATATCAACTTTTAAGAAGTATGATTTTTCCAGTTTTTATGTTGTTGATCATGTGGGGCGTTTTTATTTGGGAAACCGTATTTCTGGTAAGTTTTAATACGTATGGTATTTATCCACGAGATCTAATTGGGTTACGTGGAATCTTATTTTCTCCATTTATTCATAGTGATTTTCAGCACATCATTAATAATTCATATCCGGTACTCATATTGGGAACTGCTATTTTTTATTTCTATAGACGTTCTGCGAAGTATGTCCTTTTGTACAGTTTTTTAATGACAGGAATTTGGGTATGGGCTATGGGGAGGTCTTCGTTTCATATCGGAGCAAGCGGCTTGATATATGCCTGGGGTGCCTTTTTGTTTACGAGCGGAGTTTTAAATCGAAATAAGCGAATGATGGGGTTATCATTGCTCGTGGTGTTTTTATATGGGTCGATGATTTGGGGGGTGCTGCCATTGATGCCAGAAATTTCCTGGGAGTCTCATTTATTTGGAGCAATTGCAGGAACAGTTTTAGCCTTTGTATTTAAAAAGGAAGGACCGAAAAGAAGAAAGTATGATTGGGAAACCAATGAAGAGGAATACGAGATTGAGTTTTGGAATATGACACAGGAAGAAATCAATCAGTATTATATTAAAAAATCGCAAGAAAAAACCTCAGGCGGTAGGCCTGAGGTTTCCATAAAATATGATTTTAAACCGAAGAAAGACGATTAATGATTTAGCATTACCGGCATTACCAACATTAATACTTCTTCGTTTTCATCTCCACCTTCAGGAACTAATAATCCTGCACGATTCGGTTCAGATAATAAAAGTCTTACTTGTTCACTGTTTAAGTTATTAAGCATCTCCACAAGGAATCTTGAGTTGAATCCAATTTCGATATCCTCTCCTTCGTACTGACAAGTTAATCTTTCTTTCGCTTCGTTTGCGTAATCTAAATCTTCTGCAGATATGTTTAATTCACTTCCAGAGATTTTTAATCTTACCTGATGTGTAGTTTTATTTGAGAAAATAGATACACGCTTTACTGAAGCCAGGAAGCTTTTTCTATCAATGGTTAGAACGTTGTTGTTTTCTTTAGGAATAACAGCTTCGTAATTCGGATAAGTTCCATCAATTAATCTACAAATCAATTGAACATTGTTGAACTCAAAATACGCGTTCATATTATTGTATTGAATCTTCACATCTGTATCCGCATCTAAAATTCCTTTTAAAAGAGTTAAAGGTTTTTTAGGCATAATGAAAGATGCCGCTTTGTCAGCTTTTGCATCTAATCTTCTATAGCGAACTAATTTGTGTGCATCTGTAGAAACGAATGTAAGATTGTCTTCGTTTAATTCGAACATTACACCAGACATCACCGGTCTTAATTCATCATTTCCAGTAGCAAATAATGTTTTTGATACGGCATTGCTCAATGCATTTGAAGATACAGTTAGCTCAGATGCTTTTTCAATGCTTGGAATTCTAGGGAATTCTTCTCCGTTAAATCCGGTTAATTTAAATTTACCATTGCTTGAAGCCATTTCAATACCGAACGAATTGTCATCAACAGTAAATGTCAAAGGTTCATCAGCAAAAGTCTTAAGCGTATCCAGAATAAATCTAGCAGGAACAGCCACAGCACCATCTTTGTCTGCATTATTAAGCTCAATCTCTGTGGTCATCGTGGTTTCCAGGTCACTAGCTGATACAATCAATTTGTGATCAGAGATTTTAAATAAGAAATTATCTAAGATCGGAAGTGTATTATTGGTATTTAATACTCCACTTATACTTTGCAACTGTTTTAATAATACCGTACTGGATACAATAAATTTCATAATGTTCTAATTAATTTGTGTCACTTATACCATGGGGTTCTTAGAAGAATATTCATAGAAAACCTTGAATATAAAGAGGTACAAGCAAAATTAATTTTTGAGGTTAATTTCCTACATGTAAAATGCCAATTTTACTGAAATTTTATTAACAATAAAACCTTGACCTATTTCTTATAAAAATATGAGATATCGTGATTTAAAGGATCGAAAACAAAGTACTGAATAATCATGAATTCTTTGTCGTTTAGAAGTCCATACATTCGGTCCTGATCGTGATCAATTGGATTCCCATCGATATCCATTCCGCTTTTAAGTGGTTTTAGTAAAGTCTTAATCGTTGTTGTTTCTCCGGCCATATTGGTAACAGTATATACCTCAAGAGGTACAGAGTTACTTACGG
This genomic interval from bacterium SCSIO 12643 contains the following:
- a CDS encoding aminopeptidase translates to MKAYISIFLSCFLTLNLIAQEKKQPENYLFTHKIFIDATAVKNQQNTGTCWSYCTTSFIESELIRMGKPAIDLSEMFNVRMNYVEKAQNYVLRQGRAQFGEGGLSHDVMNSIKKYGLVPESAYSGNTYDSSKHDHSEMAAILESTVKTVVKNAKNISPIWMGNVEGTLNNYMGEAPKEFTYEGKTYTPKSFVDYLGLKPSEYVTFTSFTNAPFYEKYILQVPDNWANGSFNNVPLSELMTIIDHALGNGYTIAWDADISEKTWSRKKGIAIMPYKPFKELSAEEQKELFKTVIEEMTPTQEARQELFLNFQTTDDHLMHIIGTAIDQNGNEYYIVKNSWGSERANDGYVYVSKAYMAMKTIGIMIHQDAVPKSIAKKLN
- a CDS encoding histidine phosphatase family protein; translation: MKKLYIVRHAKSSWKEEVDDYDRGLKKRGKLNSPFMAGKLISRGAKIDHILSSSAKRTKKTTSLMNEVLGLDTASISYKKELYLASPKTIINQIQNTDSSVNELMVVAHNPGVTQVVNFLAKEHFENIPTAGIACILFDIDSWSEIKNNGKLGFFIYPKMFKQKISI
- a CDS encoding rhomboid family intramembrane serine protease; its protein translation is MIEAYQRKNEQQQYQLLRSMIFPVFMLLIMWGVFIWETVFLVSFNTYGIYPRDLIGLRGILFSPFIHSDFQHIINNSYPVLILGTAIFYFYRRSAKYVLLYSFLMTGIWVWAMGRSSFHIGASGLIYAWGAFLFTSGVLNRNKRMMGLSLLVVFLYGSMIWGVLPLMPEISWESHLFGAIAGTVLAFVFKKEGPKRRKYDWETNEEEYEIEFWNMTQEEINQYYIKKSQEKTSGGRPEVSIKYDFKPKKDD
- the dnaN gene encoding DNA polymerase III subunit beta, translating into MKFIVSSTVLLKQLQSISGVLNTNNTLPILDNFLFKISDHKLIVSASDLETTMTTEIELNNADKDGAVAVPARFILDTLKTFADEPLTFTVDDNSFGIEMASSNGKFKLTGFNGEEFPRIPSIEKASELTVSSNALSNAVSKTLFATGNDELRPVMSGVMFELNEDNLTFVSTDAHKLVRYRRLDAKADKAASFIMPKKPLTLLKGILDADTDVKIQYNNMNAYFEFNNVQLICRLIDGTYPNYEAVIPKENNNVLTIDRKSFLASVKRVSIFSNKTTHQVRLKISGSELNISAEDLDYANEAKERLTCQYEGEDIEIGFNSRFLVEMLNNLNSEQVRLLLSEPNRAGLLVPEGGDENEEVLMLVMPVMLNH